In Corallococcus soli, the sequence CCGGGGCGTGCAGGGGTGCTTCTCCGTGCAGCCCACCACGGTGGACTTCGGCCTCAGCCGGCTGTCGTGCGGCGCGCGCACCCGCGAGTTCATGGCCTACAACGACTGTCCGGGCGACGTGAAGGTGACGGGCATGACGCTGGTGCAGCCCGGCCCGGAGTTCGCGGTGTCGGGGCCGCTGCCGGCCACGCTGCCGGCCGGGGCCCGGGTGAAGCTCACCGCGAAGTACACGCCGCGGGAGGAGGGGGACGACGCGGCGACGGTGCGCTTCACGCTGGCGGACGGCACCGTCTACAACGCGGGCCTGCTGGCGCGCGCGCTGTCGAAGACGGACCAGACCGACCGCTTCTTCCAGGAGGCGGAGGCGAAGGTGGACGTGCTCTTCGTCATCGACAACTCGGGCTCCATGATGGAGGAGCAGCAGAGCCTGGGGGCGAACTTCTCCGCCTTCCTCTCCGCCGCCACCGCCGCGCACGTGGACTACCGCATCGGCGTGACGACCACCGGCCTGGACCCTTCGCCGGGCGGCTGGTCCGAGTGCCCCGGCGGCGCGCTCGGCGGTGAGAACGGGCGCCTGTTCCCGGTGGACGGCTCCAGCCCGCGCATCATCACCCCGGAGACGCCCCACGCGGCCCAGGTCTTCGCCACCAACACGCAGGTGGGCGTGTGCCACTGGAACGAGCAGGGCCTGGACGCGGCGTGGCGCGCGCTGTCGGATCCGCTGCTCTACAACCTGGACGACCCGCGCACGCCGCAGTCGGCGGACGGCAACGGGGGCTTCCTGCGCCAGGACGCGAAGCTGGCCATCATCGCGCTGTCGGACGAGGAGGACTTCAGCTCGCAGCCGGTGGCCTTCTACGAGACGTACTTCCTGGCCCTCAAGGGCAACGACCCGGCGAAGGTGACCTTCAACGCGGTGGTGGGCCCGGAGGACCTCTCCACCTGCCCCACCTCCAGCAGCTCCGGCACCCGCTACATGGCGCTCGCCCAGAAGCTGGGGGGCGTGGTGGACAGCATCTGCACGCCCAACTGGGCCGCGTCGCTGGAGAAGCTGTCGGAGAGCGCCTTCGGCCCCAACCGCAACTTCCCCCTGACGCAGAAGCCCGCGGACGCCGGGGCCCTCACCGTCCGGGTGGACGGCGCGCCCGTGGCCGACGGGTGGACCTATGACGCGCGCACCAACGCGGTCATCTTCGACCGCCAGCGCGCCCCGATGCCCGGCGCCCTGGTGGAAGTCACCTATCCCCTGGGCTGCCCGTAGGCAGGGCGGCCATTCGTCCTTCATCGGGCAGACGCGGGGGCGGGTGACTCGACAGCGCGGGACGGGGGGCTTTGAGTTGGGGCATGCCGCAGGACTCCCTCCTCGTCGCCGCGCTGGGTGACATCCACGGACGCTTCCACCGGGTGGAGGCGTGGCTGGATGCGTTGGAGGCGGCGCGGGGACGCCGCGTGGACCTGGTGCTGGCGGTGGGCGACGTGGAGGCCTTCCGCCACGCGGACGACCACCGGCGCAAGGCCGCCAAGCGGGCCATGCCCGCGGAGTTCGCCGAGTACGCGGACGGCCTCAAGCGCGTGAAGCGGCCGCTGTACTTCATTGGCGGCAACAACGAGGACTTCGAGGCGCTGCACGACCTGCCGGACGGCGGCGAGCTGGCCCCGGATGTCCACTACCTGGGCCGCGCCGGCCTGCGCACGCTGGGCGGCCTGCGCGTGGCGTACCTGTCCGGCATCCACGCGCCGCGCTTCATCGACCAGCCGCTCAAGCGGCCCACGTCGCTGGATACCGCGAAGCAGGCCGGCTACTTCCGCACCGACGAGGTGGCGCGGGTGGCCGCGCTCCAGGACGTGGACCTGCTGCTCGTGCACGAGTGGCCCCGGGGCATCGTGCAGAAGGCCCGCGACGAACGGCTGGCCCCGGAGCGGCCGCTGCCCTCGCCGTGGATCGGCAACCCGGTGACGCGCCGGCTGGTGGACGGGCTGCACCCGCGCTGGGTGGCGTGTGGCCACTCGCACAAGCCCTTCGCCGTGTCGCTGGAGGCCCACGGGCGCCCGGCGTCGCGCGTGGTGTGCCTGGACCAGGCGGCGAAGCCCGACACCGCCGTCTTCTGGTGGGAGTTCGAGGGCCGCGAGGCCCGGCGCGCGGGCTGGGGCGTCAGCGGCGCCGTCGCGTGGCAGGTGGGCCAGCGCTGGGGCCTGCACACGCTGCCGCCGCTGACGGAGTCCGGGACCCCTGGCCCAGCGGGTTCGGCGGGCTCGGATGACGGGCCGGGCAACGCGCCGCCCAACGACGGCGCTACAGCTTGACGACGTCCACGCCCCGGCGCGGCAGCTCCACGCGGAACTCCGTGTAGGGGCCGGCGCCGGAGAGCACCTCCACGCCGCCCTGATGGGCCTGGATGATCTGCTGGACGATGTAGAGGCCCAGGCCCAGGCCCTCGCCCCGGCCCCGGTCCTGCTGGCCGCCATGGAACGGGTCGAAGAGGTAGGGCAGCAGGTGGGGCGGGATGACGCCCACGTTGGTGACGGTGAAGCGCAGGGCGTCCCCCTGGGTGCCGTCCACGCGGATGCGCACCGGCTCCACGGTGTCGCCGTGCTGGAGCGCGTTGCCAATCAGGTTGGAGGCCACCTGCGCCAGCCGGTCCGCGTCCCAGTCCCCCACGAGGTCGCCGTCCTGCTGCACCTCGATGGTGTGCTGGGGCCACGCCGTCTGGTGCTCCTGCACCATGCGCTGCACCAGCAGGCCGAAGTCCGTCTCACCCCGGCGCAGCGGGATGCCGCCCGCGAGCCGCGCGCGCGCCAGGTCCAGCACGTCTTCAATCATGCGGCCCATGCGCTTTCCGGCGGTGAGCATGCGGCCCGCCGTCTTGCGCACGGCGTCGTCCTCCGTGCGGCGCAGGAGCAGGTCCGCCGCGGTGAGCATGGCGGAGAGGGGGTTGCGCAGGTCGTGGCCCAGCACGGCGGTGAACATCTCGTTGAGGCGCAGGGTCTCCGCCAGCATGTCCAGCTGTTCGGCCAGCTGCTGCTTCTGCTGGTGCATGTGGAAGAAGACGTCCGCCTTGGTGCGCAGCACGTACGCGTCCAGCGGCTTGTAGAGGAAGTCCACCGCGCCCGCGTCGTAGCCCTTGAACATGCGGCGGGGGTCGCCCACGCCCGCGGTGACGAAGATGATGGGCACGTCGCGCGTGCGCTCCGAGCCCCGCATCAGCTCCGCCAGCTCGAAGCCGTCCATGTCCGGCATCTGCACGTCCACGAGCGCGAGCGCGAACTCGTGCTGGAGCAGCAGCTCCAGGGCGTGCGCGCCGGACGAGGCGCAGTACACCTCCACGTCGTCGCGCCGCAGCACGGCGGACAGCGCCAGGAGGTTCTCCTCCAGGTCATCGACGAGCAGGCACTTCACCCGGTAGGGCACGCCCTGGAACTCCTTTCGGGAGAGGCTCGAATCAGACAGCACCGCGACCTCCCCCTGCCCTCATCACGGCCGGCATCTGTTCACGAGGCAGCACCGTGTCCACCGGTCCCTGCGCGAGCGCCGCAGCCATGGTGGACACGAGCGCGGTGTCCGGCACCTGCACGCTCGTGATGCCGCCCACCGCGGCCCGTCCCAGCGCTCCCTCCGTGTCCACTTTCGAAAGGGGATGCCGCGCGGGCGCTCGCCCGTGTCGTGCCCGCCCGCCTGCCCGGCGTCCTAGAAGGCTCCGGAGACCCCCACCATCTGCCGGCCGAAGGAGGGATTGAGCGACAGGGTGGAGGCGCGGCCGGACGCGGAAGGGGCGTCGTGGGTGCGGCCGTGGAGGAGCAGCGGCACCGCCACGCCGAACGCGGAGCCGATGACGGCGCCGGTGAGCACGTCGGACAGGTAGTGCTTGTCCGCGCCCATGCGCAGCAGGCCCACGGACGCGGCCAGCGGCAGGCCCACGCCCCAGACGAGGGCCTGGTGCTTGTAGCCGCGCAGCGCGGCGACGGTGCCAGCGGAGACGGCCAGGGAGAAGGCCAGGTTGGTGTGCCCGCTGTAGAAGGACAGGTTGTTGTCGGTGGGGTGCGCGGTGAGGCCCTTGTCAGCGTCGGACAGGACGTGGACGAAGGGGCGCTCGCGGCCCACGGCGAACTTCACCGCCTGGTTGGCGACGGAGGCGAGGACGGCGGTCTCAATCATGATGGTGGCGTCCTGGGCGAAGTACTCGCCGGACGCGCCCGTCGCGTGGCCCGCGACGTACTGGGCGCCGAACAGGCCCAGGGGCAGGCCCGCGAACCCGATGATGTTGCTCCAGGTGTCCGCGCGCTTGCGGGACTCCGCGCTGCTGCCCGCGATGCCCCGGCCCCAGCGGTCCAGGCGGTTGAGCGTGTCGGTGCCATCCGGCGCGCGGTCGCACCAGCGGCACCGGGCCGGGGCGAGGTCGTCCTTGAACACGGTCTCGCTGGAGATCCACAGCGCGCCCGCGGCGCCGGTGAGGATGCCGTCCCGGGTCCAGTTGAAGCGCAGCGCGTGCGGCGTGTCGGAGGCCGGCTCCTGGGCGGAGGCACGTGACAGCGGCGCCAGCGTCAGGAGGAGGAGCCAGAGGGGGAGGAGGGTCCGGAAGGAGGCGGGCATATGGGCGCGCGGAGCATAGGGGCGCAGGGCCCCCTGGCGGCAATTCCGGCGCCTGTCTTCAGCGGCCTGCTCCTTCGACGGGGCGCGCCTGGAGCCCCTGGCCATGGGGGCACGCCCCGGGTCGCGCTCCGGCTCCGCGACGTCGGACTTCCCGGGTTCCGAAGGGCGGCAGGCGGGCGGACAACGGGCCAGGGTGTGGGAATGCGACGAAAGGAGCATGAAAAGGGCGCCCCTGGCCGTTCTAGAGTCCTCGCCCCGCATGTCCCGCCCTGGCCGCACACTCCACGTCTTTCCCGATGCCGCACGCCGTCAGGCCGCGCTGCGGGCGGAGCGGCGCGTGCGGGGCATCTCCCTGGGGGCCCGGCTGCTGACGTGGGACGACTTCGTCCACGCGCTGGGTGGGGCGCGGGAGCTCAACCGGCGCCCCTGTCCGGCGACGGCGGCCCGCGCGGTGGTGGCCGGGCTGGGCGGCGCGCTGGGCACGACGCCGTTCGGGGACTACGTGCGCGAGCCCGCGTTCGCCCGGGCCGCGGCGGACGTGCTGCTGGACCTGAAGGCGGGCCGCCTCTCCGCGCGTGAGTTGCAGGACGCCGCGGAGGTGCTGCCCCCGGAGCGGCGCACGCGCGTGCGCGTCCTGGCCCGGCTGTATCACCTGTATGAGCAGCGGATGGCGGAGCTGGGGCTCGCGGACCGCGAGGACGTGCTCCGGGGCGCCCGTGAGGCGCTGGACCGGGGCGCATGGCCGGCGGGCTGGGACGGGGTGACGGGCCTGGTGCTCCACGGCGTCTACGACGTGCGGCCCTCGAAGCTGGAGCTGCTGCTGGGGCTGGCGGCGGCGTGCGAGTCGCGCCGGGTGTCGCTGCGCGTGGAGACGCCGGTGGGTGGCTCGCCGGTGGCGGACGCGGCGCTGGCGGCGCTGTTCCGGGCCTTCGAGAACCGGGGCGAGTCGATGCCCCACGTGGACCTCTTCAAGGCGGACGTGACGTTCGAGGGCCGGCCCTTCACCGACCTGGGCCGGCACCTGTTCTCCCCCCGCTCCGCGCGCGACGTGCTGAAGGACGCGGTGGACGGGCTGTCGGTGTGGAACGCGACGTCCGCGCGCGAGGAGGCCCGCATCGTGGCCCGCGACGTGCGGCGGCTCATCGCGGCGGGCAGCGCGCCGTCCGACATCGCCATCGCGTACCGCGACCTGGGTCCGGAGGCGGGCTGGCTGGCGGAGGCGCTGGGGGAGCTGGGCGTGCCCGTGCGCCTGCCCTGGGGCGAACCGCTCGCGCTCGCGGGGCCGGTTCGGCTGGCGCTGGAGCTGCCGGTGCTGATCGAGGACGGCTTCCCGGCGGAGCGCGTGGCGGAGATCGTCGCCAGCCGCTACGTGCCCTCGCTGTCGCGCGGAGGGCCGGACGCGCCCGCGGCGCTCCTGGCGTTGGCGGCCGCGCGGGATGACCGGCTGGGCGCGACGCGGGGCAAGGGGGCCTACGACGTGCGGCTGGAGGACCTCGCGCGCCGGATGCAGGCCCAGGGCGGCCGGCACAAGGAGGACGCGGTCCGGGTGATGGCCGTGCGCGCGCTGCGCGACCGCGTGATGCGGCTCATCAACGAGTGTCGCCACATCCCGAAGGAGGGCACGGCCGCGGAGCTGGTCGCCGCGTGGTGGAAGGTCGTGGAGCGGCTGGGCCTGCTGGACTCGGCGGGCAAGCTGGAGCCGCGCGAAGAGGGCAGCCTGGGGGCGCGCATCGAGGACGCGAGGGCCCGGGACGACGCGGCGCTGGCGGCGTTCCGTCAGCGGATGGAGGCGCTGCTGCGCTCCCTGCGCGCGGTGGGCGGCGGCCCGGAGCTCACCCGGCGCATGCTGGGACGGTGGCTGGCGGATGCGCTGCGGGACGTGCACCTGCCCGCGCGGGGACCCACCACGGGCGCGGTGGAGGTCCTGGACCTGGGCGAGGTGCCGGGCCGCACCTTCCGCCACCTCTTCGTCGCGGGGCTCACGGAAGGACGGCTGCCCGGGCGCGACCCGCCGTCGCCATTGCTGGGAGACGCGGAGCGCGTGGCGCTCAACCAGCACCTGACCCGGGACGTGTTCCGGCTGACGGGCGGCGAGTTCGACGACCGCGCGCCCTGGCGCCTCACGGAGGACCGGCTGCTCTTCGCCAGCGCGCTCGCGGCGGCGGAGGCGTCGTTGAGCCTGTCGTTCGCGGTGAAGGCGGCGGGGGGCCAGGAGCAGGTGCCGTCCGCGTTCCTGGAGGAGGTGCGCCGGCTCACGGGTCACCACTGGCGCACGCGCACGCTGCCGCCGGTGCTGCCGCTGGACGAAGTGCTCACGCGCGCGGAGCTGCGGCGCACCGTGGCGCTGGAGGCCTTGGCGGGACAGTCCTACCCAGGCCTGCGCGTCACCGAACCGGATCCCGCGGGCACGGTCCTCAAGGAGCGCTTCGGGACGGAGGACTGGTTCCGGGGCGCCCGCGAGCTGGCCCACATGGAGGCCGCGCGTCTGCGCTTCTTCGGCAACGAGGAAGAGGCGCCGGGCGAGTTCACCGGCGGCGTGCAGGGGCCGGAGCTGGAGCAGAAGCTGCGGGAGACGTTCCACTTCGGCCTGGAGCGGCCGCTGTCCGCGAGCGCCCTGGCCCGCTTCGGCAACTGCGGCTTCCAGGGCTTCATCGCGTACGGGCTGAAGGTGGCGGAGCCCGTGGTGCCCGGCGAGGAGTTCGACGCCCGGGGACGCGGCACCTTCTGGCACCGCGTGATGGAGGAGGTGTTCAAGGCGCTCCGGGACGAGAAGCTCCTGGGGCAGGCGCCGGAGGACATCCCCAAGGAGGTGCTGGAGAAGGCCGTGAAGAAGGCCAGCCGGCACTTCGAGGAGCTGCACCACGTGGGGCACCGCGAGCTGTGGAAGCTCGCGGGAGAGAAGGCCCACGCGATGGTCCGGCGCATCCTCACGGATCAGGGGCGCGGGCTGCCGTTTGATCCGCTGAAGCCGGAGGGCTTCGAGCTGAAGTTCGGTCCCGCTGCGAAGGACCCTCGCTGGAGCGACGTGAAGCTCCTGGTGGCGAACGACGCCATCGTCTTCGAGGGGCAGATCGACCGGCTGGACACGGCCGGCGTGGAGGTGGGCGTCATCGACTACAAGACGGGCAAGTTGGACAAGCGCGCGCTGAAGGAGAACCTGCTGCGCTCGGACTTCCAGCTCCCGCTGTACCTCTACGCGGCGCGGGAGAGCGGCCACGTCGGCGCGCGCAACGCGGCGTGGTTCTCGCTGCGCACGGGCGCCAGCATCCACCTGTCGGACGTGATGCCGCCCGCGGAGCTGGAGGACCTGCTGTCCACCGACCCGGAGGTGCGCCAGCGGGTGGCGGACGCGCAGGGCCTCAACCTGCCCAACGCGGTGGAGATGCTGGTGACGCGCCTGCGCAAGGGGGACTTCCCGGCGCGGCCCAATGACTGTGGCCGCTGCGGCTACCGCGCGGTGTGCCGCATCACCGAGCGGCGCGTGATGGACGAGGGGAGCGGATGAGCGACACCGCGCCCCACATGCTCGCGCTGGAGAAGAACCTGGCCCTGATGGCCGGCGCCGGCGCGGGCAAGACGTACAGCCTGGTGACGATGACGCTGCACCTGTTCGCGGGCGCGCGCGAGGCGGTCCCCACGCCGCTGCTCGCGGGGGCGCGCGAGGCGGGATCCGCGCTGCGGCCGTCGCGGCTGGGCATGCTCACGTTCACGGACAAGGCCGCCGCGGAGATGCGCAGGCGGGTCCGTGAACGGCTGGACGCGCTGGCCCAGGGCGACGTGCCCCTGGACGCGGAGAAGGACCTGAGGGCGTCGCTCGCGAGGCTGGAGCGGCCGTTCCCCACGCAGGACGAATGGCGCAAGGTGCGCGAGGAGCTGGGCGCCGCGACGGTGGGTACCTTCCACTCGCTCTGCGGTCAGATCCTCCGTCGCGCGCCGCCCTCGGTGGGCATCGATCCCGCCTTCGAGGTGCTGGACGAGCTGGAGTCTTCGGGCCTGCTGGAGGACGTCACCGAGCGCGTGGTGCTGGACGCGCTGGAGGGTGGCGACGCGAAGGTGCGCGAGCTGTGCGCGGAGCTGGGCTTCTCCGGTTCAGGCTTCTCCGACGGGCTCGTGGCCGCGCTGATGGACGTCTACCGCACGCTGCGCGAGGAGGGCCTGAAGGCGGCGACGGCCCGCGTGGGCGACGGCGCGGCGGACAAGGTGCAGCTCGAAGGCCTCATCCAGGACTGTCGCCGGCTGTGCACGGAGGCCCGCGCCCAGGACGCCAAGGGCGAGTGGAGCCCCCTGCTGTCCGTGTGTGAGCGGGCGCTGGAGGGGATGACGCCGGACACCTTCCTCCAGACGGAGCGCTTCCCCGCGCTGAGGAACGCGCTGCTGTCGGAGCCGCGCAACCTGGCGCACCTGCGCAAGGGCGCGGGCGCGTGCCTCAAGGAGCTGCTCTGGAGGGTGAAGGGCAAGAGCGATGGCTCGGTGCGGAGGCTGGAGGATGCCTACGCCGCGTGGCGCACGGCCCCCTTCGAGGAGACCTTCCGCGACCTGCTGGGCCAACTGGAGGAGCGCCACGACGCGGAGCTGTCGCGGCGCAACGTGTTCGACTTCACGTCGCTGCTGGTGAAGGCGCGCGACCTGCTGCGCGACCATCCGGAGTTCCGCCAGCAGATTCAAGAGCGGTTGGGCGCGCTGCTGGTGGACGAGTTCCAGGACACCAACCGGTTGCAGTTGGAGCTGGTGCTGCTGTTGTCGGAGCGACGGGAGGGCGGCCCGCGCGAGCTGGCGCCGGGCGCGGACCTGGTGGCCGCGCTGCCGCTGGAGCCCGCGTTCCTGTGCGCGGTGGGTGATCGCAAGCAGTCCATCTACGAGTTCCGTGGCGCGGACGTGTCCGTGTTCACGGTGCTGGCGGACAAGATTGAAGCGGAGGGTGGGGCGCGCGGCTTCCTCCAGCACAACTACCGCTCGCTGCCGGGCGTCCTGTCCTTCTTCAACCGCGCGTTCGCCGGGCTGCTCGTGGCGAAAGAGGCGACGCCCCGTCCGTTCGAGGTCGTCTACGACGCGGCGACGGACGACCTGTCCCCCACGCGGCCGGAGCTGGCGGACGGGCCGGTGGTGGAGCGCCTGTCGCTGCCGGAGGCCGACACCGCCCCGGAGCTGCGCGAGCACGAAGCGGACGCGGTGGCCCGGCGCCTGCGGGTGATGCTCGCGCCCGGTGCGCCCGCGACGGTGATGGCGGAGGACCGCAAGGGCCTGCGTCCCGCGAGGGGCGGGGACGTGGCCATCCTCTTCCGGACCTTCACGCACCTGGAGGAGTACCGCACCGCGCTCATCCGTCACGGCGTGCCGCACCGGGTGCTGCGCGGGCGCGGCTTCTACGGGGCGCAGGAGGTGCGCGACCTCGCCTCGCTGCTGGCGCTGTTGTCGGACGCGGACGACGCGCTGGCCTTCGCCGCGGTGCTGCGCTCGCCGCTAGTGGGCCTGTCGGACGCCGCGCTGTTCCGGCTGGCGGGAGACCTGCCCCTGTCGCTCGGTTCACCGCGCCTGGTGGACGCGAACGTGCGCGCCGCGATGTCCGCGCGCGAGCAGACCCGGCTGGCGTGCTTCCTGGACCTCATCCCGGTGCTGCGGCGTGAGCGGGACCGCCTGGGCGTGCACGCGCTGCTGCACGCGGCCCTGGAGGCGACGGGCTACCGCGAGGCGTTGGCGGGCTCGCCGTACGCGGAGCAGGCGAGCGCCAACGTGGAGAAGCTGCTGTCCCTGGCGGCCAGGAGGGACGAGCGGGGGACGGGCAGCTGCGTGGCCTTCGCGCGCGAGCTGCGCCAGCTGGCGGACTCCGACCCCAACGAGGCGCAGGCGGACCTGCTGGACGAAGGCGACCCGCGCGCCGTGCAGTTGCTGACCATCCACCGCGCCAAGGGCCTGGAGTGGCCCGTGGTGGTGGTGCCCGGCATGGGAGGCCGCAGGCGCACCACGTCGGCCCGCGCCTACTTCGAACGCTCGTTCGGCCTGGCGCTGCGGCCCTGGATGCCGGACTCGCTGGACACCTTCACCTCCGAACGCTTCGAGGCGGTGCGCGCCGAACTCAAGGCCCGCGAGGACGCCGAATACCTGCGCCTGCTCTACGTGGCCCTCACCCGCGCCAAGGACCTGCTGGTGCTGTCGGGCGGCGAGGAGAAGCGCGCGGGCACCGATAGTTGGTGGCACCGCGTGGATCGGCGCCTGGACGCGGATCCGGAGCTGCGCGAGCTGGCGAAGGACGTGGACGTGGAGCAGTTGCCCCCGCCCGCGGATCCGGAGCCGCCCACCGAGGAGCAGACCCTCCAGGCACGGATCCGCGTCGAAGCCGCCCTGGCCCGCGTGGCCGAGGCCGGGGCCTCCGCGTTCGGGGAGGATGCCCTCCGGGCGGGGCGTGCCCAGGCCCCGCGCCCCGACGCCGACCTCGAAGAGGGGGACTCGGCATTCTCCGATGCGCCGGCCATCGCCTCCGTGCGCGCGTTGCAGGACTTCCTCTCGTGCCCGCGTCGCTATCATCACCTCCACCGGCTGGGGCTCGCCGTCGGCTCGGAGCCGTGGGAGGCGCCCGCGCGGTCATCCCCGCTGCTCGTGGAGTCGGAGGGCTGGCTGCCGGTGGAGCGTCCGGATCAACTCGTGACGCGGTTGTTACGGGAGGTGGACCTGTCGCTCGCGGGGCCGGACGCGGAGGGCTCCGAGCGCCGGGCGCACCTGGAGCAGTTGCTGCGCGGCGCGGGGCGGGATCCGGAGGAGGAGGACCTGGGCGCCGTGCTGACCACGGCGGAGCGCTTCCTGGGCACGGCCTTCGCGAAGCGGCTCGCCGCCTCGCCCGCGTCCAGCGTGCACCGGGGGCTCGACTTCGTGCTGGACCTGGAGGACGGGGCGGCGCTGGAGGGGGTGTTGGATCTGCTCTGGGAGTCCCCGGAGGGCGAGGCCGTGGCGGTGCTCCTGCGCCCGGGGGCCCGTCATCCGCTGGGCCCGGCCGCGTGCGCGCATGAGCTGGCGGCCCTGGCCCTGGCGGCGTCGCGGATGGTGCGCGACGGGGTGCCGGTGCGGGTGGGGGTGGCCTTCCTGGGTGAGGGCTCCCCGGAGCCGGAGTTCCTTGCGAGCGGTGCCGGGGATGAAGCGGCTGCGCGCCGGCTCGCCCTGGGGGTCCGGGCGCTTGTCCAGTCTGAATCGATGGGGGCGGGGGCGGGGTGGGACAAAGCGGCCTGCCAGGCCCTTCATTGCGGCTTCGCGGAACACTGTCACCCGGCCCCTCCCGCGTGCTAAGCGGCGGGCACCATGCCGAACGTCGTCGTCATCGGAGCGCAGTGGGGAGATGAGGGGAAGGGCAAGGTCGTTGACCTGCTCACCGAGCATGCCCAGGTGGTCGTCCGTTTCCAGGGCGGCAACAACGCGGGGCATACGCTGGTGGTGGGAGGCCAGAAGACCGTCCTTCACCTGATTCCCTCGGGCATCCTTCACCCGGGCAAGACGTGTGTCATTGGCAACGGGGTGGTGGTGGATCCCGCCGTCCTCGTCGGAGAGATTGACGCGCTCAAGGTGCGCGGCTTCCTCAAGGATGATGCGCAGCTGCTCATCTCCGACAACGCCCACGTCATCTTCCCGTGGCACAAGCTGCTGGACAGCTTCCGGGAGAAGGCCCGTGGCGGCAGCGCCATTGGCACCACGGGGCGCGGCATCGGTCCGTCCTACGAGGACAAGGTGGCGCGCCGGGGCATCCGCGTGCGCGACCTGCTCCACCCGGAGCGCCTGCGCCGCCGCATCGACGAGCGCCTCCCCTCCGCGCTGGACGAGCTCAAGGACCTCTGCGCCCAGGCGGGCGTGGACGTGCCCCGCCTGGAGACGCCGCAGATCCACGCGGAGTTCACCGCGCTGGGTGAGCGGCTGAAGCCCTACGTGCACGACGTGTCGCTCTTCCTCTCCGGGCAGGTGCGCCGGGGCGCCCGCATCCTCTTCGAGGGCGCGCAGGGCACACTGCTGGACGTGGACCACGGCACCTATCCGTTCGTGACCAGCTCCAACTGCGTGGCGGGCAACGCCGCGGTGGGCTCGGGCCTGGGGCCCACGGCCATCGACAAGGTGATGGGCATCAGCAAGGCCTACACCACGCGCGTGGGCGGCGGGCCGTTCCCCACGGAGCTGAGCGACGAGCTGGGCGACCGGCTGCGCAAGGTGGGCGACGAGTTCGGCGCCACCACCGGCCGTCCCCGCCGCTGCGGCTGGCTGGACGGCGTGGTGCTGCGCTACGCGGTGCGCGTCAACGGCCTGTGGGGCATCGCGCTCACCAAGCTGGACGTGCTGAGCGGCATCAAGACGCTCAACATCTGCACCGCGTACGAACTGGACGGCGAGCGCGTCACGGAGCTGCCCGGTGACTACGAGGACCTGGAGCGCGTGAAGCCCATCTACGAGTCGCTGCCCGGCTGGGACGAGAAGATCGCCGGCGTGCGCACCTTCGATGAGCTGCCGGAGGCCGCCAAGCGCTACGTGCGTCGCGTCGAAGAGGTCAGCGGCGTGGAAGTGGTGTGCGTCTCCGTCGGCGCGGATCGCGGCGAGACGGTGCTCTTGAAGAACCCCTTCCGCGGCTAGGAAGGGCGTGGACGCCCGGCGCCGCCGGGGATTGGCCTTGAGGGCCATCCCCGGAACGGGCATGCCGGGCCTGTCCCAGGCCGCACCCACCGCCGTCCCCGTGGAGGTCGCGTGCATCGCGCGCGGCCCGTGGACGCGGTGGTGGTGGCGCAATCCCCCGCGGGTCCCCAGGCCTTCCGGGTGCGTCCCAGCGCATGCATCGCCCCTTCGCGGAGGTCGGACGCACGGCGCGCACGGGGTGGGAATGCGGCTGGATGCGCAGGATGGGCGTGACCTGCGCTACGGTGTCGTCCCCCCTGCCTCGGGTAGGGTCTGGGGTGCCCCTCCTCTCTGCGATCGCAAGGTCGGCTGACGGACGGTGGGGCGCGACGGCAGGAATCCTCGCCCGCCGGGGGCGGGGACGGGAGAGGGACATGGTTCGCACGCGCAGGTTCCAGCTCGGTGTGTCGGCGGTGGTGTTGCTCGGCACGGCGTCGACGTCCGCCTGGGGGCAGGGGACGACCCCGGCGAAGGACGGTGTCACCCGGCCGGCAGCCCCGGTGGCGGGTGCCCCCGGGACGGCACCGGCCGCCGAGACGAAGACGCCGGCCCCATCGGGCGAAGCCTCCGCCACCCGTGCCCAGGGCGCGTCCGCCGAAGCGAAGGGCGCCGCCGCGCCTGCCCCGGGCGTCGCGCCCGCCCGGCACGCGGAGCCGGCGCTGGTGGATCCGCAGCGCACGTCGCAGGTGGTGCTTGCGGCCACGCGGATCCGGGATGGGGACGCGCTGATGCGCGAGCGTCGCTACCGTGAGGCGGCCTTCGC encodes:
- a CDS encoding adenylosuccinate synthase; this translates as MPNVVVIGAQWGDEGKGKVVDLLTEHAQVVVRFQGGNNAGHTLVVGGQKTVLHLIPSGILHPGKTCVIGNGVVVDPAVLVGEIDALKVRGFLKDDAQLLISDNAHVIFPWHKLLDSFREKARGGSAIGTTGRGIGPSYEDKVARRGIRVRDLLHPERLRRRIDERLPSALDELKDLCAQAGVDVPRLETPQIHAEFTALGERLKPYVHDVSLFLSGQVRRGARILFEGAQGTLLDVDHGTYPFVTSSNCVAGNAAVGSGLGPTAIDKVMGISKAYTTRVGGGPFPTELSDELGDRLRKVGDEFGATTGRPRRCGWLDGVVLRYAVRVNGLWGIALTKLDVLSGIKTLNICTAYELDGERVTELPGDYEDLERVKPIYESLPGWDEKIAGVRTFDELPEAAKRYVRRVEEVSGVEVVCVSVGADRGETVLLKNPFRG
- a CDS encoding UvrD-helicase domain-containing protein, with the translated sequence MSDTAPHMLALEKNLALMAGAGAGKTYSLVTMTLHLFAGAREAVPTPLLAGAREAGSALRPSRLGMLTFTDKAAAEMRRRVRERLDALAQGDVPLDAEKDLRASLARLERPFPTQDEWRKVREELGAATVGTFHSLCGQILRRAPPSVGIDPAFEVLDELESSGLLEDVTERVVLDALEGGDAKVRELCAELGFSGSGFSDGLVAALMDVYRTLREEGLKAATARVGDGAADKVQLEGLIQDCRRLCTEARAQDAKGEWSPLLSVCERALEGMTPDTFLQTERFPALRNALLSEPRNLAHLRKGAGACLKELLWRVKGKSDGSVRRLEDAYAAWRTAPFEETFRDLLGQLEERHDAELSRRNVFDFTSLLVKARDLLRDHPEFRQQIQERLGALLVDEFQDTNRLQLELVLLLSERREGGPRELAPGADLVAALPLEPAFLCAVGDRKQSIYEFRGADVSVFTVLADKIEAEGGARGFLQHNYRSLPGVLSFFNRAFAGLLVAKEATPRPFEVVYDAATDDLSPTRPELADGPVVERLSLPEADTAPELREHEADAVARRLRVMLAPGAPATVMAEDRKGLRPARGGDVAILFRTFTHLEEYRTALIRHGVPHRVLRGRGFYGAQEVRDLASLLALLSDADDALAFAAVLRSPLVGLSDAALFRLAGDLPLSLGSPRLVDANVRAAMSAREQTRLACFLDLIPVLRRERDRLGVHALLHAALEATGYREALAGSPYAEQASANVEKLLSLAARRDERGTGSCVAFARELRQLADSDPNEAQADLLDEGDPRAVQLLTIHRAKGLEWPVVVVPGMGGRRRTTSARAYFERSFGLALRPWMPDSLDTFTSERFEAVRAELKAREDAEYLRLLYVALTRAKDLLVLSGGEEKRAGTDSWWHRVDRRLDADPELRELAKDVDVEQLPPPADPEPPTEEQTLQARIRVEAALARVAEAGASAFGEDALRAGRAQAPRPDADLEEGDSAFSDAPAIASVRALQDFLSCPRRYHHLHRLGLAVGSEPWEAPARSSPLLVESEGWLPVERPDQLVTRLLREVDLSLAGPDAEGSERRAHLEQLLRGAGRDPEEEDLGAVLTTAERFLGTAFAKRLAASPASSVHRGLDFVLDLEDGAALEGVLDLLWESPEGEAVAVLLRPGARHPLGPAACAHELAALALAASRMVRDGVPVRVGVAFLGEGSPEPEFLASGAGDEAAARRLALGVRALVQSESMGAGAGWDKAACQALHCGFAEHCHPAPPAC